The genomic stretch CCGCCACTGGACACGGCCTGTCCCGCCGCAGGGATCGCCGCCCGCGCGCTTCAGCGAGGTCGAAGGATCCCTCGCTCCCGGGAGCTGCGGCGTCTGCCATCCGGCCCAGCTCGCCGACTGGAAGACGAGCCTCCACGCCGGGGCCATGGGCCCAGGTGTGGCCGGCCAGCTGGTGGAAATGGCCCGCAGCGACCCGGAATCGGCGCGCGAGTGCCTGACCTGCCATGCGCCCCTCGCAGAGCAGCAGCCGGTGATCGCCGGACCCACAGGCCCGGTCGCCAATCCCCGCTTCGACACGGCCCTCCACCAGGCCGGACTGGTCTGCGCGGCGTGTCACGTCCGTCGGCACGAGCGCTTCGGCCCGCCCCGTCGGGACGGCTCGCTCGTGAGCGAGGCGCCCCCCCCCGGCCTCCCCCACAACGGCGCGACCCGCACGTCGGCCTTCCTGCGTGCCGAGTTCTGCGCGAGCTGTCACCAGTTTTCCCCGGGCGGGTTTGCCCTCAACGGCAAGCTTCTGCAGAACACGTACGCGGAGTGGCGAGCGAGCCCGGCCGCCCGGCAGGGCCTGCAGTGCCAGGACTGTCACATGCCGGATCGCCGGCACCTGTGGCGCGGCATCCACGACTCCGACATGGTCAAGTCGGGCGTGGAGATCTCCCTCGTTACCGACCGGCCGCGCTACCGTCTCGGTCAGACCCTGCGCGCGACCCTCACCATCGCCAGCCGACGCGTCGGCCACCACTTCCCCACCTACGTCACGCCCCGGGTGGTCATCCGGGCGGAGCTCATCGACGGCACCGGACAGACCGTGACGGGGAGCGTGCAGGAGCAGGCCATCGCGCGCGACGTGACGCTGGACCTGTCTCGCGAGGTCGCCGACACGCGGCTGGCGCCGGGCGCCCGGCGCATCATCGGCTACCGCCACCGGATCGAGCGGCCGGACCTGCGGCTCCGCGTGACCATCAGCGTCCACCCGGATCACTTCTACACCCGCTTCTTCGAGTCGCTCCTCGCCAGTGGCGCCGGCGCGGGCGAGGGGCAGATCAGGGAGGCGCTCGAGGCGACGCGCCGCTCGCAGTTCACCCTGTACCAGCGGGAGATTCCGCTGAGCTGACGCCTCACGGGAGACGCCCATGTCCCTACGCGTCCTGCTTGGGCTCACGCTCGCGGTCTGGGGGTGGTCGGTATCGCCTGCCGCAGCCGCCGACACGCTGACGCGGGTCAGCCGCGCGCCGTTCGCGAGAGTGGCCGAGGCGCTGGAGCAGGCCATCGCCGAGCAGAAGATGGCGCTGGTCTGTCACGCCAATGCCCAGCGCGGTGCGGCCGCGCGCGGCGTGACGATCCCGGGGAACCAGGTGATGATGGTGTTCCGAAATGGCTTCGCGGTGCGTCTGCTCGCCGCCGACCCCAGGGCCGGCTTCGAGGCGCCGATCCGCATCTACCTCTACGAGAACCCGGACGGCACCGCCACCGTCACCTACCGGACTCCGTCGGCGGTGCTGGCCCCCTACCCGCACCCCACAGTGCGCGCGGTGGCCGCCGAGCTCGACCCGATCTTCAAGGCCATCGTCGACCGGGCCGTCGCGGCGCCCTGAGCCGCCGTCCACTCCACCCGGAAGGTCCCGTCGAGCGCAGTGCCGGCCTCTTGCGATCGGCCCGCGACGGGCCCGAGGAGAATCGTCGCACCGATCGCACCCGCGACGGCGAGGCACCGCGTGAATCGGTCAAGAATGGCCATGACAATCAGTCCTTGACCGCTGGCGGCGAAGCGGGACACGCGATCGCCAGGACAGCCCCGTGGCCCGAGAGGGTTCGTGCCGCACGACGGCGACACGCGTCACGCGAGTCGACGGACATACGCCCACCCGATCGCACGAAGATCCCGAGAGACGTCATTCCGCCGGCGCTCACCCTGCCGCTGCTCATCGGCGTGCGAGCGCCGGTTCCTCCTTCGCTCGCCCCTCCGGCGGTCGCACACGACCTCCACGTCACATTCGTCCGCGAAATGTCGCTTGACGAACTCGTAGCGCTCGGTGTCGTCGGGCGACACGATGAACA from Candidatus Rokuibacteriota bacterium encodes the following:
- a CDS encoding DUF302 domain-containing protein, encoding MSLRVLLGLTLAVWGWSVSPAAAADTLTRVSRAPFARVAEALEQAIAEQKMALVCHANAQRGAAARGVTIPGNQVMMVFRNGFAVRLLAADPRAGFEAPIRIYLYENPDGTATVTYRTPSAVLAPYPHPTVRAVAAELDPIFKAIVDRAVAAP